The Hippocampus zosterae strain Florida chromosome 19, ASM2543408v3, whole genome shotgun sequence region CCTCCGCCCCGCGGACCCGCCGTCCGGCGCTTCCGAGTCGCGCTCCAAACCCGGAAGCAGCGGCGAGTCCTCCGAAGATGAGGACGGCGAGAAGGAAGCGGACGGAAACGGCAGCATCCTTCCTCCGTCCGTGTTGGACAAAGCGGGTGCCATCGCGCAGCACTTTGGCAGCGTGAAGCGAGGCGCCGTCGCCCCGGACGACGCCCGCTCCCCGGGGCTTTCGCCGCGTTTACTCGGTTTCGGCGACAGACACGCCGGGCCGTCCTCGCCGCTCCGCGGCGCCGACGCAGAGCGGGCGCTCTGGTCCCCCCGGGGCGACGCTCGCTTTGACGAGGAAACGGGCACCCTGCAAAGACGAGACTCCATCCTCTCCGGCCGCGACCAACTTCTCATCGGGAAGATCAAGACTTACTACGAGACGGCCGAGAACCGGGACGCATCCTTCGGCCTGCGGCGCAGGGAGAGTCTGACGTACATCCCGGCGGGCCTGGTGAAAACCTCCATCAGCCGCCTGAACAGCATCCCCGACCGGGCGGAGTCCAGGCCCGCGACCGAGGAGTCCGGTTCGCCGCCGCTCGACTCCAAAGGAGGCTCGTCCCGTTCCGGAGCGCCGAGACAACAGAGTGCGGAGGACGAGGAGTTCCGACCGTCCGGCGAAATGCTCAAAGTCTGGCGACTGATGGAGCAGCGACTCGGCGAGACCTGCCGCCTTTCCGATGTCGCGCGCGGCGCAAAACCTCGGGCGGAGCCCAACACCGTTTCGGAGGAGACCCGGCCGGCCTCGCCCGTCGGACAAACGCCCGGCGACGCGGTCCGCGCGGCCACTCCGGCCGTTCCCGCCCCCGTCCGCAGAGATCGGCTTCGAACTGCAGATGAGGACGCAAATCTGCCCGACGAGCAAGCGGACTCCAGGGTCCGCCATCTGGCTCGTCAGTACAGCCGCCGCATCAAAAGCGGCAAAGCGCTCGGCGGACAGCGAAGTTGCGCAAACCCGACGGGCGAGAAGACTTTGGCCTGCGTGCTGGAGGAAAGCCCGCACGACGGTAAGAAAAGCTCCGCTCGGCTCCTGTACGAGTCCACTCAAGGGTTCCGTTTCTTGTCCGATTTATCGTGTTTCTGAGCATCATTGACCGAAGGCGCGCTCTCATTGTCAGGTGCCGGTCCAACTCCGGATCAGGTGCCGGCGCAGAGGCCCGACCCCGTCTTCCCTCCGGCTCGGATCGGCTCTGACTGTCCCGTTGGCGTTCCTCGGTGCGCCCAAAGCTTCGACTGGCCCAACGTGCGAGCGCTGAGGTCCAAGTACGCGGAGCGCAGCGCGGCCGACGCCGCGGAGCAGATGTTTGACGTCAGGTGGAGGCGGCGTTCCTTGAGCGAAGCCTCGCCGGGCCGGGCCTACGCCACCCCGACCCCCGGCCGCCCGAAATCCCGCAAGGGGCTCCGCAGAGCTCATACCCTGGACCCTCGGCTAAGCTTGGCCGCCATGCGCGAAAGCCGAGAGCGCCGGCGGGCCGACGGCGGCGGTGACCGCGCGGCGGCGGCCCAGACGCCGCCAGAGACGCTCCCACGGCGGCGGCCCTCGCTCACGGGGGAGCCTTTGCGAGAACCGGAACCGGCCGAGACCTTGGACGTCGACCGCGACGCTTACGTCGAGATCCGATCGCCGACGAGCAGGGAGAAGATCTCCATCTTGGCCGTCATCGACCGCTGCCGGGCTTACCAGGAGTCGGACGAATACAAGCAGAGAAGCCAAAGCGCCGAGTCTCGAGACGGCTCCCGGTCCGTCTCGTCCTCCGGAGACCGCGTCCGCGGCGCCGGCGACCGCTCGGAAAGCTCCACCTCCGAACAGCGCAACTCGGTGAAAAATCTCCGAGAGAAGTTCCAGAAGCTCAACTCCTGAAGCCACTCCGGCGGGAAACGAGAATTCAGACGCTGAATCTTTTGGCTGACGAGTGCACAATTAACCCCGACCGGCAACGCCACGAGGCTCAACGAGGAGGCGCGGCTCGAGCATAGTCTCCTTCTAAATGAGCAGCGAGCGCGAGCGTGCCTCTACACGAACAATTTGGCGCACGCGTGAGATCCATCTGTCAATCTGTTGGATAAATTCATCCGTGGCTCGAATTGCGTCACGGTGAAGTCACGTGGCCCAATGACGGGCCACTTGAACGTCGTTGGCCAACGGTGCCCCGTTACCGGGGCAACGGCAAACAACCACTTCAAGGCTATCTCCCCATTTCTCAAGCCCTTTTAAACGTCCATCGccgcacacaaagtgctgtacgtagCGCTGTGACTTTTATTTTCTCGTGCAAAGGAGTATTTTTATACCGATAAGATTGGCCCCACGTTCTGTGTAATCTCCAAAGGTCATAACCACGTGAGGACACAACACCACGTGGTTATTTATGTTGACGGTGCAGCACCAAATCTTTCTTTaaccaataaaacaacaaaactgtaCTCCGTCGCTCGAATGACGTCACCGCACCTCGTCCTCGGCTCGTCTGTCAAAATAAAGGTCACGTGAGCGTTGGCTCGGCGCTTCGGAGCGAAGAGCTCGACTCTGTTGCGCAAGCGCGCGTCCTGCGGCAGGTTGAAGATGCGCCGGAAAACGAGgagccttcaaaataaaagctccgTCGCTCAAATCCGTCACACGGGAAAGCGGAAAGTGCCCGTTGATTTCACAGCAGGTGTGTTTGCGGTTAGCGTGCACGCACGTCGTTTTCGACACGCGGCGTCCGTCACCTCGAGACgaaaaggcccccccccccttcgccaTTGTGAAGGCCGCGGGGTGTGCGTTTCCTCCGTGTGACTTCCACGCTGCGACTTGACACGGCGGTACGGGCGGCGTCTGCTTCGGTTCTGGTGCCGGTGCCGGTCTTACGCGGATGcctctggggggggggcgtcgtcGTTCGCGCCCGACACATTCGCGTCCCCGACCGGTAGAGGAGACGACGGTCCTCGCTCAGCATCCCGTCGATCCGAGGTGAGAGCGGCCGGGCTGCGGCGTGGAGGAagcagggagagggggggggcgcggcctgcctgcctgccagcCAGGCTCGCAGCAACGGTTCGTCACTTCGGCGTGGTGGACGCTGTCAGTTAGGCGTCGTCTCGGGAAGCACACgtgcggtgggggtggggctgcGGGTGGGGCTGTTGCTGATGCTGATGCCGTCCCTCCCAGAATGCGTTGTGCCTGACAAGATGAGCGTGACGTCGTGGTTCCTAGTGAGCGGCTCCGGCGCGCGCCACCGCCTTCCCAAGGAGATGATCTTTGTGGGGCGGGAGGACTGCGAGCTCATGCTGCAGGTGAGTCGGGCCGTCCCGCCGCCCTTGCTTTCTCCCCGACCGCGGTGACGCTTTTCCcgcgacggcgccgccgcgtAGTCTCGCAGCGTGGACAAACAGCACGCCGTGATCAACTACAACGCCGCCGCCGACCAGCACCTGGTCAAGGACCTGGGCAGCTTGAACGGGGTGAGGCGGCGCTTTCGTTCTCGCGGCGCCCCATCGCGCGGCTCACTTCTGCTTGGATTGTTTTTCCGCAGACGTTTGTCAACGACCTGAGGATCCCCGACCAGACCTATGTCACGCTGAAAGTGTCCGACATCCTCCGCTTCGGATACGATAGCCTTGACCGCGGTCGCGCGTCTGTGCGCTCGCCGACCCTTCCCTTAGTCGCGCTGTGTCGCGAGCGTTTACGTTGCCGCCGCCCAAAAAGTACACGGACGTAGATTCGGAATGGCTTGGCGCTTTGGTCCGCGGCGTGTCAGAAAAGAGGCCCCAAAAGTCGATCCGTGGTCGCGGACCTTAGCAAAGGTGTTATTTTCAAACGACACAAAGAGAATCCGCCGGACAGACGGTATTTGCCGTTGGGGAGTCGGCCGACTCATCGAATCCACGATCGTCAAATTCCTCCGGGGACTCCGATGCCTTCATCGTTGGTTGCCCCTCTGGTCGATACGTTGCCGCTGATCAAGGCAAAGTCTTGACCTCTAAACCCGCTGGTGCTAACGTCGTCCGAGACGTTCCAGTCACGGAAAGACCGCGTCCTTTTCGCTTCGAGTAGCAGTGTGCGTTTCAAATACGCACGCAAAGCCGGCGCTCGCCGTTCACGACTCCGTATGTGTCGGACACGTCACACCTCCACGTTGGTCACTGGCTACTTCCTTAACCCGCTGGCACATTCCCATGTCTACGTTCTGGAGAAGAGTCAACACCAAGTCCCCGAAGAGGCTCTGAAGGTCAgtgcgccgccgtcgcctcgcTTTGTCATGGAAGCGCGTCCGGGACTCGAAAGACGCGGAGGGAGTCGCGAGCGCCTTCCGGCCGGCCTCGGTGCCAAAGAGGCTCCTTGAAGGTCGGCGCTGAGTCTCGGCGCCCTCTGTCGTCGCAGCACGAGAAGTACACCAGCCAACTGCAGATTAGCCTGAAGGCGTCTCGGGGCGAGAAGGCGGAGCTGGAGAAGAACGCCGCCGGCAAGAGCTCCGCGCAAGGTACGTAGCCGACGCCATCGGGCGCCGCGGGGCGACTGGACCTACGTATCGTACGTGGAGGACGGCTGGGCGTCGCGTCGGCTCACGTCGGCGCTCGCGGTTGCCCCCAGAGCTTCCGGCCCCGCGGCCCACGCCGCTGTACGGGCAGCCTTCCTGGTGGGGAGAGGACGACTGCGGGAGTCGGGCGGTTGCTGGGGACCAACCTCAGAAAGAAGAGCCCGACAAAGACGCCCCTCGTCCAGGTACGATCCCGGCCGAGCGCCGGCCGGGTGACTCGGACCGCGGCGGTCATCGAAGGTCTGAGGTCTGCTTTGCGGTTTTGCTCAGAGGCGGCGAGGGACGTTCGGCCCGCGGATCCGGACTCGCCCGAATGCCTCTCCACTCCCCGTAGGAAGAGCATATCGCCGTCGTACCGGCGCGAGGCCGGCTACTTCGAGATTCCCACCAAGGACTCGTCGCTCCCCAAAGCCGCGGAGGCGGAGCTCCAAGAGATCCCGACCAAGGACACCGCCGGCGGCCTCGGCCCTGACGAGACTCCGCTGGCTATCCAGAGCCACGCCTCCTTCACCATCGAGTTTGATGACCTCACGCCGGGAAAGATCAAAATCAAAGACCACGTGACCAAGTTCTCCTCCCGCCTCGGGAAGACTCCGCGTTCGGCCAAGATGGCCCCCGCCGAGGCGTTGTCATCGCGGAGCAAAGTGGCCGATTGGCTGGTTGGCAGCCACGCCGGGGCCATGAGGACGCGACCCGCCTGCGACGACGTTTACAGCACCAAGAGCGACCTCGCCGTCAACATCAAATCGCTGAAAGGTGACCAGGACGCGATCGCCGATTGCCGATTGCTCGCTCGTCGGAGGTTCCGCATTGGCAAATTCGCCAGTGGCGAACCTCCGTGTATCGCGGCCAATACAGAGAATACGAGTTCAAAGCGTAGCCGTTCCGTTCCGATGCCATTCCCCCGCTTGGTTTGCCAACGCCGCTTCCCGTTTGCAGGTCATCACCACGACGACGGAACGCAGAGCGACTCGGAGGACCCGGCGCTCCAAGGACAGAGGAGCGGATCCCAGCTTTCCCAGACCCAGGTTCGGCCCCGGCCCGCGTCCCCGGAGCCCCCCGGTACCCGGTCCTCCGTCGCCGAGCCGTGCGAGCGCCCGAGCCAGCGGGCCTTCGTCATCGAGTTCTTTGACGACAACCCGCGCAAGAAGCGCTCGCAGTCCTTCACTCACAACCCCGAGCCGGACCCCGGACTCAAGGCCAAGCCGGAGCGGCGCAAAGGCGGCGAGCGTCCGGCGTCCGTTCACGGCCACGCGGGCCCCGCCCAGCAGGTGACGGTGAAGCGGGAGCAGGCGGACGCCGAGACCTCTCGCTCGTCCTCGGCCATCTTTGTTCGTCCTTTCGGCAGCGTGGGCAAGAAGTCCAAACTGGCTCAAGACTCGGCTCGGGGGTTTGCCGCGGAATCGCAGAAGGATTCTCGTCCGGACTCCTCGTCCGGCGGGGAGCCGATGACGCCACCGCCCTTGTCGGCGCCGCCGGTGATGGTGTCGGCCCCTTCGCCGGCGGAGGCTTCGGCCCCGCCCGCGACGGACGCGCCCCCATCCGTCGGAGCCGCTCGGCCGCCGCCGTTGCCGCCCCTGCATTTTCCCGGAGCGGACGGCAGAGGGTGCCAGAGGCCGCCGAGGAACGAGGAGGACGACAGCGTGAGCGAGGCCGGCACCTACACCATCGACAGCGACGCCCACAACCAGGAAGTGGAAGATGCTCGCAACATGATCGACCAGGTGACCTCGTCGTCTCTCGTCCGAAGCGGCCGCCGACGTTCCTCCCAACCCGTCGACGTCTTGCGCAGGTGTTCGGGGTCCTGGACTCTCCGGAGTACGCCGGGCCCAGCCCGGGAACGCCGAGGCCCGTCATCGATGAAAGCCGGGCTGAGCGTGAGAACGGTGCGAGCCGCGGCGTGATTCCGCCGGACTTTGGCCTGGCCACCAGCCCCTTGCAGGTAAAGAAGCCGCGTCGCGTGCGGATGGATCACCATGGCGGGGGGGGTACAAAAACGTTGTTTTCTCCCTTCAGGCTCCGGCTCCAGGAGGCCCAAAGTGGCTTTCTCGTTGGGCCGGTCTAGCGGACGGCTGCGCTGCGCCTGGAGAAggtgcttttctttctttggtcCTTGTTGTGTGCGCGTTGGCTTCTCCTTTGTAGAGCGAGGCCCCACCCTCGACATTGCCGCCTTCGTCGTAGTCGCGGGCGGGACGTGGTctttttgtggccaaagattttgGCCTTTTGATTGGCACGGCCACGGAAGCGCCCGCCAGCCCAGTCGGTCGCGTCGCGTCAGTGTTAGCGGCCCGCTAGGCGCCCCGACTCAGTTTGGCAAACACGTTCATCTTTGACGTCTTTGCGCCAGGCTCGCCGGCGCCGGTGCGGCCGAGCGAAGGTGACGGCGACGAGGCCTGGGAGTCCGAGTCCGGCCGCAGGACCAGAAGGCTTCTGCCTCGGGTTCCCTCCGAAAAGGGCGACGGCGGCCTCCCGGGATGCCGCGACTCTTCCCAAGAGCGGCACCGCGCCGACCCGGCTCCCCCGTCTCCCGGAGGCCGGCGGGACTCCGCCCGGCGCCAAGCGGATCCGGACGGTCTGAGTGACGCCGGCCGCTCCGAGGACGGGCCCGTTTCAAGGCCGGCAAAGAGCCGTCAGGCACACAACGCcgtctcctcgtcctcctccgccaAGCGCGCCCTCTTCTACATCGGCTCGGACCAAAACGCGGTCCGGCCTGACCCGGCCGGATTCTCGGCGGAAACTCCCCCGACCGCCGTCCTGATCCGCCACCTCGGCGGTCAGCAACCGCGACGGGGAGGCGTGAAAGCAAACGGCTCGGCGCCGGAGCCTCCCACGCGGAACTCGGATGGCGTCCCGATGAGAGACGCCCCGCCCCTCGTCCACCGGGAGAGTTTCACCAAAGTGGGGCCCGTCGAAAATGTCCCGGTGGAGAAGCCGCCCCGCGTCGGCAGTCGGCCGTCCATCGGAGACTCGGAAGGGAGGACGGACGCCGAGTCCTTCCTCCGGGAGGCCGGCGGCTTCCCGTCTCCTGGCTCCCGCAACGACGATTCGCTTTCGGGAGAGTCCGACTTGGACACGGCGAGCGGCGTGAGCCAGGTGAGCGGCAAAAGGACGCCCGCGGCTTCGGCCGACGGCGAGGACGAGACCCCCTCCGCTCGGCGCGAGGGCCGCCAGCCCTCGGCTCGAGAGCGACTTTCGGAGAAACGGCGAAGCCAGCCGCCCGCGACGCCCGCCGACAAGGCGGAGGCCGCCAAGCGCCTTCAGATGCGCCGCGGCGCCGGCGCCCGCGGCTCTTTGACGTCGGATCACGAAGCCTCCCGAGCACCCGGCCGCGCCAAGAAGGAGGACGGCGCCAAGGCGGCGCAGGCGCAGCCTCTGACTCGCTCCAACAGCTTGTCGGCGCCGCGTCCCACTCGAGCGTCCATGTTGCGTCGAGCACGGCTGGGAGAAGCTTCGGACAACGAAGGCGCCGACACCGACCGGGCCTCCCAAAGTTCCGACCAGGCCGCGCCGGCGCCGGAAGCCAAGAAACTGTCCAGGCTGGACATCTTGGCGCTGCCGCGGAAGAGGACGGCTTCTTTTACGGCGGCCGGCGACGGCGAGACCTCGCCCGCCGCCGGCCGCCCGGCTTTCTCCGCTCGGAACGCCGACCCGCCCTCGGCCGCCAGGAAGTCGGCGGCGAGCGACGCCCGACCGGCCGCCGGCAGAGCGGCGGGGAAAAATCCGCCGAGCCGCACCCGCTCCACTGGAGCCAAGCACCCCAAGAGCGGTGAGTGGCATGTCGGTTCCCCAAGCAAAGTCTGCCAAGTTTGAATGGCCAGAGGCGTGCTCAAATAGCTCGACGCGGCGTTCCGTCGACAAGGTTGacttgttgatttgttttgggCAGGTGTCCGTCCCCGCCGCAAAAACTCTGACTTGTCTtcttcatccgacgaagactaCAAAAGCGTCGCCACCAACGCCGCCAAAGCCAAACGCTGCGCCCAGAGTCCCCGGGGCCGCCAGACGCCCGGCGCCCGCTCCCAGTCGCTTTCCCTGGAGACGGAGGAGGACCCCTACCAGAACTGGTCCACGCACAGCGCCGAGATTGCCAAGTACGCCCGCGCTCATCGCTACTTGCGCCCGTTTGAAAATGGAGCCGCGGCCGCGCGTCTGAGCGGCTTTTGCTCTCGCGCAGGCTCAGTCACGACTTGGCCAAAGACTTGGCCATCCTGGCCAAGGAGATCCACGAGGCGGCCGGCGACGGCGACTGCGCCGCcggcccccccgccgccgccgccgcgccggaCACGTCGGCCTCGGCGGCGTTCGCCAGGCGGGAGGTGggcccaaaacaacaacaaacgcatGTCACTTTTGAATCGCCCGCCGGCCTGCTTGCTTTCGTTGCAACTTTCTTTTCCCTCCTGGAATTCATTtggctttaaatgccttttttttctttttccttcctttGCTTCCGTGCGTCGGCGACGAGCGCCTTGCAGGACGCGCGGCCGCTGAGTCCGCTGCGCCATCTGTCGCGGGCCATCCGGGACAACACGGAGCAGCTGGCCACCAAACTCAAGTGAGACGCTTCCTCTGCTCGCCCGACCGGGCGTGTGCCGCTCTttgtttatggggggggggggggggggggggcgatcggGGCGCGAGTGGCGAGTTTGAAAAGTGCGCCGCCGTTTGCGTTCAGGCTGATGTTCCGCAACAGAGAGGACGCGTGGGAGCAGATCGACAAGCAGACCAAGGCGGACGCAGAACTTTCGCTCCCGACGACGTCCGATCAGGTCCCGAGCCAACGATCGAATCGATTTGCGAGTCGGGCGCTCATATTGGCGTCCCTTGCTTTTGCAGGAGATCTCGTCCATCGTGGCGGAACTCGCGAGAGTCCAAAGGCAGctgcaaggtaaaaaaaaaaaagcccaaatcaAATGATGATGAAACCATCCGCCGCCCGACACGTGGGGGTGGTGACTGTATTTTCGCTCTGCGTGTGTGTCCCCGCAGTCATCAACTGGGCGGTGGATCCCGCCGGGAGTCTTCAGGCCGCCGCCCAAAGTGCCCCGACCATCTCCGCGGAAAAGAAAGGCGCCGGCGGCGCTCAGAAAACGCGGCGTCACGTGCTGTGAAAAGCCACCGCCGCCTTCCTCGTCTTGCGCGGTCGTCGTTCACGCCAAAGTAGCGACAGGAAGCCTGCGATCAGCATCCTCCGTGCTTGGGCGCCCCCTTGTGGAAGTGCGCCGACTGTGTCTGTCGCCCTGGCCGTTTCTTTCAAGTTGCCCAAGCGGGACCGTACGCTTTCGttacgcaccccccccccccctgtcattTTGTGTCGATGTGGTCGCCGAGCCGCGCCCCCACCTGCCCACCGCTCGGCCCGCGTGATGAATGTTATGACGTCAGAATGACATGAAAATGTTCTTCCGTGTTATTTCTTCGAATGAGAAATAAAAGACGCCGTGGCCGTTACCGCTCTCGGACCAGTCAACTTGAGGAAAcgaaaatgtataaataaataacaaacaaaaacttttgtGCGACTCCAACTGTCTTTTTGGGCGTCCGTGGTTGGCCTCGCCTCCACCTTAGCTCCTCCGCCCCTGCAGGAGGCCTTCGGTCTGCAGACCGGACACTAGGCCCGGAGGCCTTTAAGCCTTTTCGGTTGGCGGTCGCCTCTCTTTGGAACGttgggcaagccccctcgctgcccatcttttaaAACGCGCCGTTTTTACACAAAGAATACAATTCATGCAAGATGTAAATACATTTCGAATCGCTGTTTTGAGGAACATTGTTAACAGTCATTGAATTGTTCCAAATGCATATTTGcaatttgggcggcccggtagtccagtggttagcacgtgggcttcacagtgcagaggtaccgggttcgattccagctccggcctccctgtgtggagtttgcatgttctccccgggcctgcgtgggttttctccgggcgctccggtttcctcccacattccaaaaatttgcaatttgggcggcccggtagtccagtggttagcacgtgggcttcacagtgcagaggtaccgggttcgattccagctccggcctccctgtgtggagtttgcatgttctccccgggcctgcgtgggttttctccgggcgctccggtttcctcccacattccaaaaatatgcatggcaggctaattgaacactctaaattgtccctaggtgtgagtgtgagtgcaaatggttgttcgtctttgtgtgccctgc contains the following coding sequences:
- the LOC127592467 gene encoding pleckstrin homology domain-containing family G member 3-like gives rise to the protein MQEESDWKGRSQRTPRQLAAIMAPTYLDRVVSEIIETERMYVRDLRMIVEDYLAHIIDQADLSIRPEQVCFLFGNIEDIYEFNSELLQDLDLCRRDAVEVARCFVLKSAYFDIYTQYCTNYPNSVAALTDCMQDKSLAVFFRERQSALQRPLPLGTYLLKPVQRILKYHLLLQEIAKHFDPEEEGYEVVEEAIVTMTGVAWYINDMKRKHEHAVRLQEVQSLLLNWKGPDLTTYGELVLEGTFKVRRAKTERTLFLLERVLLISKRRGQHYVYKSHISCSALMLIESTKDSLSFSVTHYKQPKQPHTMQAKSVEEKKTWAQHIKRIILENHHDIIPQKAKDTLLSSRYPHRHRYGPDRLKKVPSRSADDVPRPEDVNEDTELKCQGQVGVASKETERSGDSKDQGGLGEEEEEEAGAVGACEQMSTEEAALASLLATEPGASEEPRPALRPADPPSGASESRSKPGSSGESSEDEDGEKEADGNGSILPPSVLDKAGAIAQHFGSVKRGAVAPDDARSPGLSPRLLGFGDRHAGPSSPLRGADAERALWSPRGDARFDEETGTLQRRDSILSGRDQLLIGKIKTYYETAENRDASFGLRRRESLTYIPAGLVKTSISRLNSIPDRAESRPATEESGSPPLDSKGGSSRSGAPRQQSAEDEEFRPSGEMLKVWRLMEQRLGETCRLSDVARGAKPRAEPNTVSEETRPASPVGQTPGDAVRAATPAVPAPVRRDRLRTADEDANLPDEQADSRVRHLARQYSRRIKSGKALGGQRSCANPTGEKTLACVLEESPHDGAGPTPDQVPAQRPDPVFPPARIGSDCPVGVPRCAQSFDWPNVRALRSKYAERSAADAAEQMFDVRWRRRSLSEASPGRAYATPTPGRPKSRKGLRRAHTLDPRLSLAAMRESRERRRADGGGDRAAAAQTPPETLPRRRPSLTGEPLREPEPAETLDVDRDAYVEIRSPTSREKISILAVIDRCRAYQESDEYKQRSQSAESRDGSRSVSSSGDRVRGAGDRSESSTSEQRNSVKNLREKFQKLNS
- the LOC127592466 gene encoding centrosomal protein of 170 kDa protein B-like isoform X2 → MSVTSWFLVSGSGARHRLPKEMIFVGREDCELMLQSRSVDKQHAVINYNAAADQHLVKDLGSLNGTFVNDLRIPDQTYVTLKVSDILRFGYDSHVYVLEKSQHQVPEEALKHEKYTSQLQISLKASRGEKAELEKNAAGKSSAQELPAPRPTPLYGQPSWWGEDDCGSRAVAGDQPQKEEPDKDAPRPEAARDVRPADPDSPECLSTPRRKSISPSYRREAGYFEIPTKDSSLPKAAEAELQEIPTKDTAGGLGPDETPLAIQSHASFTIEFDDLTPGKIKIKDHVTKFSSRLGKTPRSAKMAPAEALSSRSKVADWLVGSHAGAMRTRPACDDVYSTKSDLAVNIKSLKGHHHDDGTQSDSEDPALQGQRSGSQLSQTQVRPRPASPEPPGTRSSVAEPCERPSQRAFVIEFFDDNPRKKRSQSFTHNPEPDPGLKAKPERRKGGERPASVHGHAGPAQQVTVKREQADAETSRSSSAIFVRPFGSVGKKSKLAQDSARGFAAESQKDSRPDSSSGGEPMTPPPLSAPPVMVSAPSPAEASAPPATDAPPSVGAARPPPLPPLHFPGADGRGCQRPPRNEEDDSVSEAGTYTIDSDAHNQEVEDARNMIDQVFGVLDSPEYAGPSPGTPRPVIDESRAERENGASRGVIPPDFGLATSPLQAPAPGGPKWLSRWAGLADGCAAPGEGSPAPVRPSEGDGDEAWESESGRRTRRLLPRVPSEKGDGGLPGCRDSSQERHRADPAPPSPGGRRDSARRQADPDGLSDAGRSEDGPVSRPAKSRQAHNAVSSSSSAKRALFYIGSDQNAVRPDPAGFSAETPPTAVLIRHLGGQQPRRGGVKANGSAPEPPTRNSDGVPMRDAPPLVHRESFTKVGPVENVPVEKPPRVGSRPSIGDSEGRTDAESFLREAGGFPSPGSRNDDSLSGESDLDTASGVSQVSGKRTPAASADGEDETPSARREGRQPSARERLSEKRRSQPPATPADKAEAAKRLQMRRGAGARGSLTSDHEASRAPGRAKKEDGAKAAQAQPLTRSNSLSAPRPTRASMLRRARLGEASDNEGADTDRASQSSDQAAPAPEAKKLSRLDILALPRKRTASFTAAGDGETSPAAGRPAFSARNADPPSAARKSAASDARPAAGRAAGKNPPSRTRSTGAKHPKSGVRPRRKNSDLSSSSDEDYKSVATNAAKAKRCAQSPRGRQTPGARSQSLSLETEEDPYQNWSTHSAEIAKLSHDLAKDLAILAKEIHEAAGDGDCAAGPPAAAAAPDTSASAAFARREDARPLSPLRHLSRAIRDNTEQLATKLKLMFRNREDAWEQIDKQTKADAELSLPTTSDQEISSIVAELARVQRQLQVINWAVDPAGSLQAAAQSAPTISAEKKGAGGAQKTRRHVL
- the LOC127592466 gene encoding centrosomal protein of 170 kDa protein B-like isoform X1 — translated: MSVTSWFLVSGSGARHRLPKEMIFVGREDCELMLQSRSVDKQHAVINYNAAADQHLVKDLGSLNGTFVNDLRIPDQTYVTLKVSDILRFGYDSHVYVLEKSQHQVPEEALKHEKYTSQLQISLKASRGEKAELEKNAAGKSSAQELPAPRPTPLYGQPSWWGEDDCGSRAVAGDQPQKEEPDKDAPRPEAARDVRPADPDSPECLSTPRRKSISPSYRREAGYFEIPTKDSSLPKAAEAELQEIPTKDTAGGLGPDETPLAIQSHASFTIEFDDLTPGKIKIKDHVTKFSSRLGKTPRSAKMAPAEALSSRSKVADWLVGSHAGAMRTRPACDDVYSTKSDLAVNIKSLKGHHHDDGTQSDSEDPALQGQRSGSQLSQTQVRPRPASPEPPGTRSSVAEPCERPSQRAFVIEFFDDNPRKKRSQSFTHNPEPDPGLKAKPERRKGGERPASVHGHAGPAQQVTVKREQADAETSRSSSAIFVRPFGSVGKKSKLAQDSARGFAAESQKDSRPDSSSGGEPMTPPPLSAPPVMVSAPSPAEASAPPATDAPPSVGAARPPPLPPLHFPGADGRGCQRPPRNEEDDSVSEAGTYTIDSDAHNQEVEDARNMIDQVFGVLDSPEYAGPSPGTPRPVIDESRAERENGASRGVIPPDFGLATSPLQAPAPGGPKWLSRWAGLADGCAAPGEGSPAPVRPSEGDGDEAWESESGRRTRRLLPRVPSEKGDGGLPGCRDSSQERHRADPAPPSPGGRRDSARRQADPDGLSDAGRSEDGPVSRPAKSRQAHNAVSSSSSAKRALFYIGSDQNAVRPDPAGFSAETPPTAVLIRHLGGQQPRRGGVKANGSAPEPPTRNSDGVPMRDAPPLVHRESFTKVGPVENVPVEKPPRVGSRPSIGDSEGRTDAESFLREAGGFPSPGSRNDDSLSGESDLDTASGVSQVSGKRTPAASADGEDETPSARREGRQPSARERLSEKRRSQPPATPADKAEAAKRLQMRRGAGARGSLTSDHEASRAPGRAKKEDGAKAAQAQPLTRSNSLSAPRPTRASMLRRARLGEASDNEGADTDRASQSSDQAAPAPEAKKLSRLDILALPRKRTASFTAAGDGETSPAAGRPAFSARNADPPSAARKSAASDARPAAGRAAGKNPPSRTRSTGAKHPKSGVRPRRKNSDLSSSSDEDYKSVATNAAKAKRCAQSPRGRQTPGARSQSLSLETEEDPYQNWSTHSAEIAKLSHDLAKDLAILAKEIHEAAGDGDCAAGPPAAAAAPDTSASAAFARREDARPLSPLRHLSRAIRDNTEQLATKLNAPPFAFRLMFRNREDAWEQIDKQTKADAELSLPTTSDQEISSIVAELARVQRQLQVINWAVDPAGSLQAAAQSAPTISAEKKGAGGAQKTRRHVL